From a region of the Malania oleifera isolate guangnan ecotype guangnan chromosome 12, ASM2987363v1, whole genome shotgun sequence genome:
- the LOC131143744 gene encoding protein argonaute 7, which yields MEETEESNASRKCNTKGRSFRGRSNSQAYQHQLLRHSNWIGYSNQNQYQSYPALLPLPPPIPLHLTSTLSLPQNQSVRAKPHLQKQPWKQNNPPRVTSSDTHFPAPTVSPVAESLQRRTNLAPKGEDRRRVMGAKPQTLMPARRPDAGGIEGPVIPLLANHFLVRFDSSQRIFHYDVDISPNPSKEVARMIKKKLVEDNSSVLSGAFPAFDGRKNLYSPIEFKNDRLEIFISLPIPTGKSFLPSRETNDWQEKHQQLKLFKINIKLVSKFDGKELNSYLSKEGEDWIPLPQDYLHALDVVLRESPMEKCVASGRSFYSSSMGGTKEIGGGAVGLRGFFQSLRPTQQGLALNVDFSVTAFHESIGVIPYLQKRLEFLRDLSQRKTRGLTREERKEVEKALKNIRIFVCHRETVQRYRVYGLTEEATENLCFEDRDGKKLRLVNYFMDHYDYDIQFRNLPCLQISRSKPCYLPMELCMICEGQKFLGKLSDDQTARILKMGCQRPRERKVIIDGVMRGPVGPTSGNRGREFKLHVSREMTRLNGRVLQPPKLKLGEGGHIRDIIPSRHDRQWNLLESQVIEGTRIERWALLSFGGTSDQKSNIPKFINQLSQRCEQLGIFLNKNTVLNPQFESIQVLNNVSLLESKLKKILKAASNQLQLLICLMERKHKGYADLKRIAETSVGVVSQCCLYPNLDKLSSQFLANLALKINAKVGGCTVALYNSLPSQIPRLLRPDEPVIFMGADVTHPHPLDDFSPSVAAVVGSMNWPASNRYISRMRSQTHRQEIIQDLGTMVGEILDDFYQEVTELPKRIIFFRDGVSETQFYKVLQEELQAIREACSRFPSYKPPITFAVVQKRHHTRLFPDETSLSSIRNQFFNENIPPGTVVDSVITHPKEFDFYLCSHWGVKGTSRPTHYHILWDENQFTSDELQKLVYNLCYTFVRCTKPVSLVPPAYYAHLAAYRGRLYLERSESLAFTKNASTLSRAAPPKATPLPKLSDSVKKLMFYC from the exons ATGGAAGAAACAGAGGAGTCCAATGCTAGCAGGAAATGCAACACCAAAGGCAGGAGTTTCAGGGGGAGGAGCAACTCTCAAGCCTATCAGCATCAGCTGTTGCGGCACTCAAATTGGATTGGGTACTCCAACCAGAACCAATACCAGAGTTACCCAGCTCTTCTCCCTCTGCCTCCGCCAATACCTCTGCACCTGACGTCAACTCTATCTCTTCCCCAAAACCAGAGCGTTAGAGCGAAACCCCATTTGCAGAAACAGCCATGGAAGCAGAACAACCCACCTCGTGTCACCTCCTCCGATACCCACTTCCCAGCTCCCACAGTTTCCCCAG TGGCAGAGAGTCTCCAAAGGCGAACCAATTTGGCTCCTAAAGGTGAAGATAGAAGGAGAGTCATGGGTGCCAAACCACAAACACTAATGCCAGCAAGAAGGCCGGATGCTGGTGGCATAGAAGGGCCAGTGATCCCTCTCCTTGCCAACCATTTTCTAGTACGATTCGACTCTTCTCAACGAATTTTTCATTACGATGTTGACATATCCCCAAATCCTTCCAAGGAAGTTGCTCGAATGATCAAGAAAAAACTAGTAGAGGACAACTCGTCTGTGCTATCTGGTGCTTTTCCAGCCTTCGATGGCCGCAAGAATCTGTATAGCCCTATTGAATTCAAGAATGACAGACTTGAAATCTTCATTAGCCTCCCAATTCCCACCGGCAAGTCATTTTTGCCATCCAGAGAGACTAATGACTGGCAAGAGAAGCATCAACAGCTTAAGCTCTTTAAGATAAACATAAAACTTGTGTCGAAGTTCGATGGAAAAGAATTGAATAGCTACTTGAGCAAGGAGGGAGAAGATTGGATCCCTCTTCCTCAAGATTATCTCCATGCTTTGGATGTTGTTTTGCGGGAGAGCCCAATGGAGAAGTGTGTAGCCTCAGGAAGATCATTCTACTCAAGTTCAATGGGAGGGACAAAAGAAATTGGAGGAGGTGCTGTTGGATTGAGAGGTTTCTTTCAGAGTCTTAGACCGACCCAACAAGGCCTTGCTCTTAATGTGGATTTCTCTGTAACAGCTTTCCATGAGAGTATTGGTGTAATTCCCTACTTGCAGAAGCGTCTTGAGTTTCTGCGAGACCTTTCACAGAGGAAGACAAGGGGCTTGACTagggaagagagaaaggaagTGGAGAAGGCATTAAAAAACATCAGGATTTTTGTTTGCCATAGAGAAACTGTTCAAAGATACCGAGTTTATGGCCTAACTGAAGAAGCTACAGAAAATCTCTGTTTCGAAGACAGAGATGGAAAGAAGCTAAGGCTGGTGAATTATTTCATGGATCATTATGATTATGATATACAATTCAGGAACTTGCCATGCTTGCAGATAAGTAGGAGTAAACCTTGTTATCTACCTATGGAGCTTTGTATGATTTGTGAAGgccagaagtttcttgggaaatTGTCTGATGACCAGACTGCTAGGATACTCAAGATGGGATGTCAAAGACCAAGAGAAAGAAAAGTCATTATTGATGGAGTCATGAGAGGACCAGTTGGCCCAACAAG TGGCAACCGAGGCAGAGAATTCAAGCTCCATGTTTCTAGAGAAATGACCAGACTAAATGGGAGAGTTCTTCAACCTCCAAAGCTAAAGCTTGGTGAAGGTGGCCATATAAGAGACATAATTCCTTCTCGTCATGATCGCCAATGGAATCTCTTGGAGAGCCAAGTCATTGAAGGAACTCGAATTGAAAGGTGGGCACTATTAAGTTTTGGTGGCACCTCAGATCAAAAATCAAACATTCCGAAATTCATAAACCAGCTCTCTCAGAGGTGTGAGCAGTTGGGCATATTTCTGAACAAAAACACTGTTCTTAACCCTCAATTTGAATCAATTCAGGTGCTTAACAATGTCTCCCTCTTAGAATCTAAACTTAAGAAAATCCTCAAAGCTGCATCCAACCAGCTCCAACTGCTTATATGTTTAATGGAGAGAAAACACAAGGGATATGCAGATTTGAAGCGCATTGCTGAGACAAGCGTTGGTGTTGTAAGCCAGTGCTGCCTCTACCCAAATTTAGACAAGTTGAGTTCACAGTTTCTGGCAAATTTGGCTCTTAAGATTAATGCCAAAGTTGGTGGATGCACAGTGGCATTGTATAATTCCTTGCCCTCTCAAATCCCTAGGCTCCTTCGGCCTGATGAGCCAGTGATCTTCATGGGTGCTGATGTGACCCATCCTCACCCGCTTGATGATTTCAGCCCCTCTGTTGCTGCAGTGGTCGGTAGTATGAATTGGCCGGCATCAAACAGATATATATCGAGAATGCGATCACAAACGCATAGACAAGAAATTATCCAGGATCTTGGCACTATGGTGGGGGAAATACTAGATGATTTCTATCAGGAAGTAACTGAACTTCCCAAGAGGATAATTTTTTTCAGGGATGGCGTAAGCGAAACTCAGTTCTATAAGGTGCTTCAAGAGGAGTTGCAGGCTATTAGGGAGGCTTGTTCTCGATTTCCCAGCTATAAACCTCCCATTACTTTTGCAGTAGTCCAGAAGAGGCACCACACCAGATTGTTCCCGGACGAAACTAGTCTATCTTCGATTCGGAACCAATTTTTCAATGAGAATATCCCCCCAGGAACTGTTGTGGACTCTGTGATTACTCATCCAAAGGAATTCGATTTCTATCTTTGTAGCCATTGGGGGGTGAAGGGAACAAGCAGACCTACTCATTACCATATCTTGTGGGATGAAAACCAATTTACTTCTGATGAACTGCAGAAGTTGGTTTACAACCTCTGCTACACATTTGTACGGTGCACCAAGCCTGTTTCATTGGTGCCTCCTGCCTATTATGCCCACCTTGCCGCATATAGAGGCAGACTTTACCTCGAGCGTTCGGAATCCTTGGCTTTTACCAAAAATGCTTCTACACTTTCCAGAGCTGCGCCACCAAAGGCAACCCCTTTGCCAAAACTTAGTGACAGTGTTAAGAAACTCATGTTCTACTGCTGA